Proteins found in one Phycodurus eques isolate BA_2022a chromosome 18, UOR_Pequ_1.1, whole genome shotgun sequence genomic segment:
- the cep57l1 gene encoding centrosomal protein CEP57L1 isoform X2, with protein MEFCIDQLSESPSKNSLTGSYYKILAIPRETVLSPKDAEPLINGPGLQPTKQSSQALVDALRTLQKRLEAEKNYPQFSHNAKTHESVAMATSLPVTEGDNRSELDNKLQSAESRCKMIERQLDYMRRMVEGTRMDKDAPADIQLVLQKQEKQPTNPDNRIHHEKLEKLESECLKLSRTQNLSEMKLAVLEQRLLKEEHERKLVQEKAGQLQRELDLNRRLSSPPAVQQIKPKKAPQKPTLKPPWPNETVSPRHKRIPFVAGMSTSPSHSVHANVQSILHMMKHHQPQLCERVSALHRSGCGAKKSLRMDGQPAVRRDAEPESDAQSLGSLSDLLLALQDELGQMGFEHQELMRQIDATQHMEQRHELQRELESMEARMDKKGAQIIKLRKHQQTVNKLTQQPRVTNKAAKKPNAVRPSSTSPTRSNHHHHHHHNRPSSGGQQNLHILRETQKLRNSLKQDDICWEA; from the exons ATGGAGTTCTGCATCGACCAG CTTTCAGAAAGCCCCTCCAAAAACAGCTTAACGGGGAGCTACTACAAAATACTGGCCATTCCGAGAGAAACGGTGCTGTCCCCCAAAGATGCAGAGCCCCTGATCAACGGTCCTGGGCTCCAACCGACTAAACAGAGCAGCCAGG CTCTCGTGGACGCACTAAGGACCCTTCAAAAACGCCTGGAAGCGGAGAAGAACTATCCACAGTTCTCACACAATGCGAAGACGCATGAGTCCGTTGCGATGGCAACCAGCCTGCCTGTGACAGAGGGTGATAACAGGAGCG AGCTGGACAACAAGCTGCAGTCTGCCGAGTCTCGCTGTAAGATGATCGAGAGGCAGCTGGACTACATGAGGAGGATGGTGGAGGGCACAAGGATGGACAAGGACGCGCCGGCAGACATTCAG CTAGTGCTACAGAAGCAGGAGAAGCAGCCAACCAACCCGGACAACCGAATTCACCACGAAAAGCTGGAGAAACTTGAATCGGAGTGTCTTAAATTGAGCAGAACACAAAACCTGTCCGAG ATGAAGCTTGCGGTTCTGGAGCAGAGGCTTCTGAAGGAGGAACACGAGCGTAAACTTGTGCAGGAGAAAGCAGGCCAG CTGCAGCGAGAGTTGGACCTCAATCGCCGACTGTCTTCTCCACCTGCTGTTCAGCAGATTAAGCCAAAGAAGGCTCCCCAAAAGCCCACTCTG AAACCCCCCTGGCCGAATGAGACGGTGTCACCGAGGCACAAAAGGATTCCTTTTGTGGCAGGAATG TCGACCAGCCCGAGCCACTCTGTGCACGCCAACGTGCAGAGCATCCTGCACATGATGAAGCACCACCAGCCTCAGCTGTGCGAGCGGGTGAGCGCCCTGCACCGCTCGGGCTGCGGCGCCAAGAAGAGCCTCCGCATGGACGGCCAGCCGGCGGTCAGGCGAGACGCGGAGCCCGAGTCGGACGCCCAGTCGCTTGGCTCGCTGTCCGACCTCCTCCTGGCCCTGCAGGATGAGCTGGGGCAGATGGGCTT TGAACATCAGGAGCTGATGCGTCAGATCGATGCCACTCAGCATATGGAGCAGAGGCATGAATTGCAGAGAGAACTGGAAAGTATGGAGGCCAGGATGGACAAAAAAGGAGCACAGATCATTAAACTGAGGAAACACCAGCAGACG GTCAACAAGTTGACCCAACAACCACGGGTCACCAACAAGGCGGCCAAGAAGCCAAACGCCGTACGGCCGTCGTCCACTTCTCCCACCAGGagcaatcatcatcatcatcatcatcataacagGCCGAGCAGCGGAGGTCAGCAGAACCTACACATTCTCAGGGAGACACAGAAGCTGCGCAACAGCCTCAAACAAGATGACATCTGCTGGGAAGCTTAA
- the cd164 gene encoding sialomucin core protein 24 isoform X1: protein MNAKLYLVAAAVVAFIGASAASDSDGCLSLGCTACEANNDCQWLNCTSSSGVVGCRNVTLLDANNTCSNASCSAGLSSSTQIPSSVAPTTANPHTPVVTTFNSSTLPPITANSTNTSTAAPAPGLSTTTVAPTTASTNSSGSTTRSPVTSSPAPHKNSTFDAASFIGGIVLVLGLQAVIFFLYKFCKSKDRNYHTL, encoded by the exons ATGAACGCGAAGCTGTATTTGGTCGCCGCGGCAGTCGTGGCTTTCATTGGCGCGTCCGCCGCGTCAGACTCCG ATGGATGCCTCTCTCTCGGATGTACCGCTTGTGAAGCCAACAATGACTGCCAGTGGTTAAACTGCACATCAT CATCTGGTGTCGTCGGTTGTCGGAATGTGACTCTCCTGGATGCAAACAACACCTGTAGCAATGCCAGTTGCTCTG CTGGTCTGAGCTCTTCGACCCAGATTCCGTCGTCCGTTGCCCCTACCACCGCAAACCCCCACACCCCTGTTGTCACTACCTTTAACAGCAGCACCCTTCCGCCCATCACAG CCAATTCGACCAACACTTCCACTGCTGCGCCTGCACCCGGTCTCAGCACCACCACAGTTGCACCCACAACTGCATCCACTAATTCAA GCGGCTCCACGACAAGATCCCCAGTGACGTCTTCTCCGGCCCCTCACAAGAACTCCACGTTTGACGCTGCCAGCTTCATCGGCGGTATCGTGCTGGTGCTGGGCCTGCAGGCTGTCATCTTCTTCCTCTACAAGTTCTGCAAGTCTAAGGACCGCAACTACCACACCCTTTGA
- the ppil6 gene encoding probable inactive peptidyl-prolyl cis-trans isomerase-like 6, giving the protein MNTKTNNLSSEMLASRTNGLEPKLHIKIVGLIKEPDFHFAKSITEGLKQKFPRELMDPEICPLLEFDWHAYLDNQKRELRGEVWQFSSGVMCFVDGQFIGDSGALAAWAQDQWAFTCDRAQAFYVDEYYLKHLRATKHRFVFMDIEIGGEPVGRLLFELFSDVCPRTSWNFEALCTGERGQSTGGYPLCYKGSLFHRIVPNGWVQGGDINPERKGNGGEAIYGETFDDESFSLSHTKRGTLGMANKGPHSNGSQFYITLQPTRWMDLTYVAFGQVVEGVDVLKRIEEAPTTNQRPKKECTVVNCGVFKL; this is encoded by the exons ATGAAcacaaaaaccaacaacttgTCTTCAGAAATGCTTGCTTCACGTACAAACG gctTGGAACCAAAATTGCACATCAAAATAGTTGGGTTGATTAAAGAGCCAGATTTTCATTTTGCCAAGAGCATAACTGAG GGACTAAAACAGAAGTTTCCTCGTGAGCTTATGGATCCAGAAATTTGTCCGTTACTTGAATTTGACTGGCATGCATATCTGGACAACCAGAAGAGG GAGTTACGCGGCGAAGTATGGCAGTTCTCCAGTGGCGTCATGTGCTTTGTGGATGGCCAGTTCATCGGGGACAGCGGTGCCCTCGCTGCCTGGGCCCAGGACCAATGGGCCTTCACGTGCGACCGGGCGCAGGCTTTTTACGTGGACGAATACTACCTGAAACATCTCCGTGCGACTAAG CACAGGTTTGTTTTCATGGACATTGAGATTGGAGGAGAACCAGTGGGGAGGTTGTTGTTTGAG CTCTTCTCGGACGTGTGTCCAAGGACGTCATGGAACTTTGAGGCTCTGTGCACAGGAGAGCGAGGCCAGTCGACCGGCGGCTACCCGCTCTGCTACAAGGGCTCCCTGTTTCATCGAATAGTGCCCAACGGCTGGGTGCAAGGCGGAG ATATTAATccagaaagaaaaggaaacgGAGGCGAAGCCATCTATGGAGAAACCTTTGACG ACGAGAGtttttctctttctcacacAAAGCGAGGCACTCTAGGAATGGCCAACAAGGGCCCCCACAGCAATGGCTCCCAGTTCTACATCACCCTGCAACCAACACGGTGGATGGACTTGACCTACGTTGCGTTTGG TCAAGTGGTTGAAGGTGTGGATGTCCTCAAGAGAATAGAAGAGGCCCCGACCACCAATCAAAGACCCAAGAAGGAATGTACAGTTGTAAACTGTGGCGTATTTAAATTATAG
- the cep57l1 gene encoding centrosomal protein CEP57L1 isoform X1, translating into MEFCIDQLSESPSKNSLTGSYYKILAIPRETVLSPKDAEPLINGPGLQPTKQSSQALVDALRTLQKRLEAEKNYPQFSHNAKTHESVAMATSLPVTEGDNRSELDNKLQSAESRCKMIERQLDYMRRMVEGTRMDKDAPADIQGSPQLVLQKQEKQPTNPDNRIHHEKLEKLESECLKLSRTQNLSEMKLAVLEQRLLKEEHERKLVQEKAGQLQRELDLNRRLSSPPAVQQIKPKKAPQKPTLKPPWPNETVSPRHKRIPFVAGMSTSPSHSVHANVQSILHMMKHHQPQLCERVSALHRSGCGAKKSLRMDGQPAVRRDAEPESDAQSLGSLSDLLLALQDELGQMGFEHQELMRQIDATQHMEQRHELQRELESMEARMDKKGAQIIKLRKHQQTVNKLTQQPRVTNKAAKKPNAVRPSSTSPTRSNHHHHHHHNRPSSGGQQNLHILRETQKLRNSLKQDDICWEA; encoded by the exons ATGGAGTTCTGCATCGACCAG CTTTCAGAAAGCCCCTCCAAAAACAGCTTAACGGGGAGCTACTACAAAATACTGGCCATTCCGAGAGAAACGGTGCTGTCCCCCAAAGATGCAGAGCCCCTGATCAACGGTCCTGGGCTCCAACCGACTAAACAGAGCAGCCAGG CTCTCGTGGACGCACTAAGGACCCTTCAAAAACGCCTGGAAGCGGAGAAGAACTATCCACAGTTCTCACACAATGCGAAGACGCATGAGTCCGTTGCGATGGCAACCAGCCTGCCTGTGACAGAGGGTGATAACAGGAGCG AGCTGGACAACAAGCTGCAGTCTGCCGAGTCTCGCTGTAAGATGATCGAGAGGCAGCTGGACTACATGAGGAGGATGGTGGAGGGCACAAGGATGGACAAGGACGCGCCGGCAGACATTCAG GGGTCACCTCAGCTAGTGCTACAGAAGCAGGAGAAGCAGCCAACCAACCCGGACAACCGAATTCACCACGAAAAGCTGGAGAAACTTGAATCGGAGTGTCTTAAATTGAGCAGAACACAAAACCTGTCCGAG ATGAAGCTTGCGGTTCTGGAGCAGAGGCTTCTGAAGGAGGAACACGAGCGTAAACTTGTGCAGGAGAAAGCAGGCCAG CTGCAGCGAGAGTTGGACCTCAATCGCCGACTGTCTTCTCCACCTGCTGTTCAGCAGATTAAGCCAAAGAAGGCTCCCCAAAAGCCCACTCTG AAACCCCCCTGGCCGAATGAGACGGTGTCACCGAGGCACAAAAGGATTCCTTTTGTGGCAGGAATG TCGACCAGCCCGAGCCACTCTGTGCACGCCAACGTGCAGAGCATCCTGCACATGATGAAGCACCACCAGCCTCAGCTGTGCGAGCGGGTGAGCGCCCTGCACCGCTCGGGCTGCGGCGCCAAGAAGAGCCTCCGCATGGACGGCCAGCCGGCGGTCAGGCGAGACGCGGAGCCCGAGTCGGACGCCCAGTCGCTTGGCTCGCTGTCCGACCTCCTCCTGGCCCTGCAGGATGAGCTGGGGCAGATGGGCTT TGAACATCAGGAGCTGATGCGTCAGATCGATGCCACTCAGCATATGGAGCAGAGGCATGAATTGCAGAGAGAACTGGAAAGTATGGAGGCCAGGATGGACAAAAAAGGAGCACAGATCATTAAACTGAGGAAACACCAGCAGACG GTCAACAAGTTGACCCAACAACCACGGGTCACCAACAAGGCGGCCAAGAAGCCAAACGCCGTACGGCCGTCGTCCACTTCTCCCACCAGGagcaatcatcatcatcatcatcatcataacagGCCGAGCAGCGGAGGTCAGCAGAACCTACACATTCTCAGGGAGACACAGAAGCTGCGCAACAGCCTCAAACAAGATGACATCTGCTGGGAAGCTTAA
- the cd164 gene encoding sialomucin core protein 24 isoform X2 — MNAKLYLVAAAVVAFIGASAASDSDGCLSLGCTACEANNDCQWLNCTSSSGVVGCRNVTLLDANNTCSNASCSANSTNTSTAAPAPGLSTTTVAPTTASTNSSGSTTRSPVTSSPAPHKNSTFDAASFIGGIVLVLGLQAVIFFLYKFCKSKDRNYHTL; from the exons ATGAACGCGAAGCTGTATTTGGTCGCCGCGGCAGTCGTGGCTTTCATTGGCGCGTCCGCCGCGTCAGACTCCG ATGGATGCCTCTCTCTCGGATGTACCGCTTGTGAAGCCAACAATGACTGCCAGTGGTTAAACTGCACATCAT CATCTGGTGTCGTCGGTTGTCGGAATGTGACTCTCCTGGATGCAAACAACACCTGTAGCAATGCCAGTTGCTCTG CCAATTCGACCAACACTTCCACTGCTGCGCCTGCACCCGGTCTCAGCACCACCACAGTTGCACCCACAACTGCATCCACTAATTCAA GCGGCTCCACGACAAGATCCCCAGTGACGTCTTCTCCGGCCCCTCACAAGAACTCCACGTTTGACGCTGCCAGCTTCATCGGCGGTATCGTGCTGGTGCTGGGCCTGCAGGCTGTCATCTTCTTCCTCTACAAGTTCTGCAAGTCTAAGGACCGCAACTACCACACCCTTTGA